From Acidipropionibacterium acidipropionici, one genomic window encodes:
- a CDS encoding MFS transporter, with protein sequence MPTHAASSGKTYLTWGNKIGYGSGDIAGNVVYTFLSAFLMIYLTDQMGLNAGVIGTLMMVAQLFNGVTDIGFGALLDRTHTRMGKARPWMLWPYIGCAVTLVASFAIPGGLSETGKYIWFFLAYTLLNSVFFTANNIAYSALTALITRNSAERVQMGSIRFMFAFTTSMLIQTFTVQGVRMLGGGADGWRAIAIIYAVIGLAVNTISVLSVKELPPEELDEGHDPAAAERYSFKEGARILLANKFYLIILVIYLVQQIFTATLNMGIYFMTYVLGDATRLGAFAWAINIPLIIGLLFTPVLVKRYGQMYRLNIWGYVVAVLGRLGVVAGGYMGSIPLMIASSAIASLGMSPLQGTLNALIAEASEYTFLRTGKHIDGMMFSCTTLGVKIGGGVGTALAGWLLAASGYVSNATTQSSSAIHMLYFMYLWIPAIANLIILAFLTRLDVEKANRALRTSADRVTA encoded by the coding sequence ATGCCCACACACGCTGCAAGTTCTGGCAAGACGTACCTGACCTGGGGCAACAAGATCGGCTACGGCTCCGGTGACATCGCCGGCAACGTGGTCTACACGTTCCTGTCGGCCTTCCTGATGATCTACCTGACCGACCAGATGGGCCTCAACGCCGGTGTCATCGGCACGCTCATGATGGTCGCCCAGCTGTTCAATGGTGTCACCGACATCGGTTTCGGGGCCTTGCTCGACCGCACCCATACCCGAATGGGCAAGGCTCGGCCGTGGATGCTGTGGCCCTACATCGGCTGCGCTGTCACCCTGGTCGCCAGCTTCGCCATCCCCGGCGGGCTCAGTGAGACGGGCAAGTACATCTGGTTCTTCCTCGCCTATACCCTGCTCAACTCGGTGTTCTTCACCGCGAACAACATCGCCTACTCGGCGCTGACGGCGCTGATCACCAGGAACTCCGCCGAACGAGTACAGATGGGCTCCATCCGCTTCATGTTCGCGTTCACCACCAGCATGCTCATCCAGACCTTCACCGTCCAGGGCGTGCGCATGCTGGGTGGCGGCGCCGACGGGTGGCGGGCCATCGCGATCATCTATGCCGTCATCGGTCTGGCGGTTAACACAATCTCGGTGCTGTCGGTCAAGGAGCTGCCGCCCGAAGAGCTTGACGAGGGCCACGATCCGGCCGCCGCCGAGCGCTACTCGTTCAAGGAGGGCGCCCGGATCCTGCTCGCCAACAAGTTCTATCTGATCATCCTGGTCATCTACCTGGTCCAGCAGATCTTCACCGCCACCCTGAACATGGGCATCTACTTCATGACCTACGTCCTCGGTGACGCGACCCGTCTGGGCGCCTTCGCATGGGCGATCAACATTCCGCTGATCATCGGACTGCTGTTCACCCCCGTTCTGGTCAAGCGCTACGGACAGATGTACCGCCTCAACATCTGGGGTTACGTCGTCGCCGTCCTGGGCCGCTTGGGTGTCGTGGCCGGTGGCTACATGGGCAGCATCCCCCTCATGATCGCCTCCTCCGCGATCGCCTCTCTGGGCATGAGCCCCCTGCAAGGCACTCTCAATGCGCTGATCGCCGAGGCCTCCGAGTACACCTTCCTGCGCACCGGCAAGCACATCGACGGCATGATGTTCTCCTGCACCACCCTCGGTGTGAAGATCGGCGGCGGCGTCGGAACAGCCTTGGCCGGATGGCTCTTGGCCGCCAGCGGCTACGTCAGCAACGCCACCACCCAGAGCAGCTCCGCGATCCACATGCTCTACTTCATGTACCTGTGGATCCCCGCCATCGCCAACCTCATCATCCTCGCCTTCCTCACCCGGCTCGACGTCGAGAAGGCCAACCGGGCGCTGCGCACGTCGGCAGACCGCGTGACCGCGTGA
- the galE gene encoding UDP-glucose 4-epimerase GalE — protein sequence MSWLVTGGAGYIGSHVVRAFIEQGITPIVVDDLSSGHREFVPDGVDFVEGQVQDTSLLERTMREHDVEGVMHIAGYKYAGVSVARPLHTYSQNVQGTAAVLEAMQRVGVSRIVFSSSAAVYGTPDVDLVTEDHPTAPESPYGQSKLIGEWLLADQARALELTDGATPLQHVSLRYFNVVGSGTDEVYDTSPHNLFPLVIEALIEGRTPRINGTDYPTPDGTCVRDYVHVADLATSHVAAATAMAEGRELRPVYNLGSGDGLSVREIMDAMQRGTGHTFEPVIGERRPGDPARIVANGDAAARDLDWRMRHSIDDMVTSAWQARTAHPDISE from the coding sequence ATGTCGTGGTTGGTCACCGGCGGAGCCGGCTACATCGGGTCGCACGTCGTGCGGGCCTTCATCGAGCAGGGCATCACCCCGATCGTGGTCGACGACCTGTCCAGCGGCCACCGGGAATTCGTGCCCGACGGCGTCGACTTCGTCGAAGGCCAGGTGCAGGACACCTCGCTGCTGGAGCGGACGATGCGTGAGCACGACGTCGAGGGCGTGATGCACATCGCTGGGTACAAGTACGCCGGCGTGTCGGTCGCCCGGCCGCTGCACACCTACAGCCAGAACGTGCAGGGCACCGCGGCGGTGCTGGAGGCGATGCAGCGCGTCGGCGTCAGCCGAATCGTGTTCTCCAGCTCGGCGGCCGTCTACGGCACCCCCGACGTCGACCTGGTCACCGAGGACCATCCCACCGCCCCCGAGTCGCCCTACGGCCAGAGCAAGCTGATCGGCGAGTGGCTGCTGGCCGACCAGGCCCGCGCGCTGGAGCTCACCGACGGTGCCACGCCGCTGCAGCACGTCAGCCTGCGCTACTTCAACGTCGTCGGCTCCGGCACCGACGAGGTCTACGACACCAGCCCGCACAACCTGTTCCCGCTGGTCATCGAGGCGCTCATCGAGGGCCGCACGCCCCGTATCAACGGCACCGACTACCCGACGCCGGACGGCACCTGCGTGCGCGACTACGTCCACGTCGCCGACTTGGCCACCAGCCACGTCGCCGCCGCGACGGCGATGGCCGAGGGGCGCGAGCTGCGGCCGGTGTACAACCTGGGCAGCGGCGACGGGCTCTCGGTGCGCGAGATCATGGACGCGATGCAGCGTGGCACCGGCCACACCTTCGAGCCGGTGATCGGCGAGCGCCGCCCCGGCGACCCGGCGCGCATCGTCGCCAACGGGGACGCCGCCGCCCGCGACCTGGACTGGCGGATGCGCCACTCCATCGACGACATGGTCACCTCGGCGTGGCAGGCGCGCACCGCCCATCCCGACATAAGCGAGTGA
- a CDS encoding IS30-like element ISPfr9 family transposase codes for MRTGDVPEGLRRQWRADRALRPAMFSPGRPQPSRTVQRDFWRLIATGISTAEAALVVGVSIPVASRWFRHAGGMPPISLVEPSGRYLSFAEREEIAILKAQGKGVRTIAQALGRDPGTISRELRRNAATRGGKLEYRAMVAQWKAHEAAKRPKEAKMVTNPRLRDYVQDRLAGKVTHPDGRTVNGPDTPVWKGLNKPHRADRRWSKAWSPEEISRRLRIEFGDDESMRISHEAIYQSLFIEGRGALKRDLVTCLRTGRALRSPRERSRNKPHGHVTADVVISERPAEAADRAVPGHWEGDLIIGTGRSAIGTLVERHSRATILVHLPRLEGWGQTPPVKNGPSLGGYGAVAMNTALAASITALPQQLRKTITWDRGKELSAHATFALETGTKVYFADPHSPWQRPSNENTNGLLRQYFPKGTDLFRWTAEDLEAVAHTLNNRPRKTLGWRTPAEVFEEQLQSLEEAGVATTG; via the coding sequence ATGAGGACTGGCGATGTCCCCGAGGGGTTGCGGCGTCAGTGGCGAGCGGACAGGGCCTTGCGGCCGGCGATGTTCTCTCCGGGCAGGCCGCAACCGTCTCGGACGGTGCAGCGTGACTTCTGGCGTCTCATTGCGACGGGGATCTCAACGGCGGAGGCCGCGCTCGTGGTGGGTGTGTCGATCCCGGTGGCCTCGCGGTGGTTCCGCCACGCTGGCGGCATGCCACCGATCAGTCTGGTCGAACCCAGTGGGCGATATCTCAGCTTCGCCGAGCGTGAGGAGATCGCCATCCTGAAGGCCCAGGGCAAGGGGGTTCGCACCATCGCCCAGGCTCTGGGCCGTGATCCGGGCACGATCAGTCGTGAGCTGCGCCGCAACGCCGCTACCCGAGGCGGGAAACTCGAATACCGAGCCATGGTCGCCCAGTGGAAAGCCCACGAGGCCGCCAAGAGGCCCAAAGAAGCGAAGATGGTGACCAACCCGCGGCTGCGTGACTACGTCCAGGACCGGCTCGCCGGCAAGGTCACCCACCCTGACGGCCGCACCGTCAACGGCCCAGACACGCCAGTCTGGAAAGGGTTGAACAAGCCTCACCGGGCCGACCGTCGCTGGTCGAAGGCCTGGAGCCCGGAGGAGATCAGCCGCCGCCTGCGCATCGAGTTCGGTGATGATGAGTCCATGCGGATCAGTCACGAGGCGATCTACCAGTCACTGTTCATCGAGGGCCGCGGGGCGCTGAAGCGGGACCTGGTGACCTGTCTGCGCACCGGCAGGGCTCTGCGCTCGCCGCGTGAGCGTTCGCGGAACAAGCCCCATGGCCATGTCACCGCCGATGTCGTGATCAGCGAACGGCCCGCGGAGGCCGCGGATCGGGCTGTTCCCGGCCACTGGGAAGGCGACCTGATCATCGGCACCGGCCGCTCCGCGATCGGCACCTTGGTCGAACGCCACAGCCGCGCCACGATCCTGGTCCATCTGCCTCGCTTGGAGGGCTGGGGCCAGACGCCGCCGGTCAAGAACGGCCCCTCGCTGGGCGGTTACGGTGCGGTCGCGATGAACACCGCGCTCGCCGCGTCGATCACCGCTCTGCCGCAGCAGCTGCGCAAGACCATCACCTGGGACCGCGGCAAGGAACTATCCGCTCACGCCACCTTCGCCCTGGAGACCGGCACGAAGGTCTACTTCGCTGACCCCCACAGCCCATGGCAGCGGCCCAGCAACGAGAACACCAACGGGCTGCTGCGTCAGTACTTCCCCAAGGGCACCGACCTGTTTCGCTGGACAGCAGAAGATCTGGAAGCCGTGGCCCACACCCTAAACAACCGCCCCCGCAAGACCCTCGGCTGGAGAACACCGGCCGAGGTCTTCGAAGAGCAACTACAATCCTTGGAAGAAGCCGGTGTTGCGACGACCGGTTGA